DNA from Synechococcus elongatus PCC 6301:
GGCATTGTCCTCAGCGACTCGGTGCGCGTGGCGGGCGATGAGCTGAGTGAGGCGATCGCGCAGTACCTCAAGAAAGTCCACAACCTCGTGATTGGGGAGCGGACCTCTGAGGAAATTAAAATCATGGTCGGGTCGGCCTTCCCCGACAACGAATTTGATGAGACAACCATGGAAGTCCGAGGCTTGCACTTGCTGTCTGGCCTACCTCGGACCGTCACGATCAAAGCAGCGGAAGTGCGCGAAAGCATGGCGGAGCCACTGAATGTGATTGTGGAAGCCGTCAAACGCACCCTCGAAAAAACACCGCCGGAGCTGGCTGCTGATATCGTCGATCGCGGCATTGTCCTCGCCGGTGGGGGTGCTTTGGTGCGGGGGCTCGATGAACTGATCAGCCATGAAACCGGCATCATCACCCACATTGCCCCCGACCCCCTGAGCTGTGTAGTGCTGGGCACGGGTCGCGTGCTCGAGAACTTCAAGAGTCTTGAGCGGGTGTTTAGTGCCAGCTCCCGCGCCTAGAGCGGTGCGGAGCAGCAGAACACGATGGCGGATGTGCTGCGTTGGTTCAATCGTTTCGGGCTCCGAGTTGCGATCGCTGGTGGGTTGATCGGGGCTGCATGGATTTTGCGGCAAACCCAAGGGTCACTCTTGGTCGAAGTCTACGCCTTGCTCACCCATCCCTTTTATCCTGGCCCCACTCAGCAAGAGTGGGTCAAGACGGCTACCGTTGCGGGTCTTGAGCAAGCGCTCTTGGAGGCAGAAGCGGAGAACCGTGTGCTCCGCCAGCAGCTAGCCCTGAAGCCGAAGCAACCAGCCGGCGCGATTTTGGCACCAATCATCGGTCGCAGCGTCGATAGCTGGTGGCAGCAGGTCACGCTCGGGCGCGG
Protein-coding regions in this window:
- a CDS encoding rod shape-determining protein; translated protein: MGIDLGTANTLVYVSGKGIVLQEPSVVAIDQNLKKPLAVGSEAKLMLGRTPGSVAALRPLRDGVIADFDAAELMLKHFIRQVQEGRSGVARVVIGIPSGVTGVERRAVMEAATQAGAREVYLIDEPVAAAIGAGLPVAEPTGTMIVDIGGGTTEVAVMSLQGIVLSDSVRVAGDELSEAIAQYLKKVHNLVIGERTSEEIKIMVGSAFPDNEFDETTMEVRGLHLLSGLPRTVTIKAAEVRESMAEPLNVIVEAVKRTLEKTPPELAADIVDRGIVLAGGGALVRGLDELISHETGIITHIAPDPLSCVVLGTGRVLENFKSLERVFSASSRA